The genomic window AAAGGTCGTCATGCGCATAGTGTGAACCGTCGTGCACCCACGAGCACAACGACCTGCATATCTTCTTCTCCTGCCCTTCGAACAACGCGCAGAGTTGGTCCAATTCTATCCCACCCAGAATTTTGAAGTAGTTTTCCAAAATGCGCCGTAACGTGTTCTGAATGGTGAGGTTTGAACGATCGGGCTTGCGAATTTCGGACCAAAGCAATTCGTACGATGTCTTTATAGGGTTAGTCGGGTGCTTGTCGATCTTCGTAACCAACCCGGACTTTCGAACGATCCAAAATGTTCGCTCGTTCGGCGATATGCCCTTTTGCTTTGGGGTATAGGTTACCTCCTTGTGGAAGTAGACGTTATGTGTGAGGACAAATATCTGCTTGATGTGGCCGGTTCCAGATCGCACCTCATCGAACAACCCCTTGATGAGGCTCCCTACGATGAAGAGAACGTCACTGTCGAGACTGGAAACCGGATCGTCGAAAACCACGATCCGGTCAGTTGTCATTCCGCTGTCTGAGTCGCTACCCTTAAGCAGATGGTAAAAATACAGAAAAGTGACAAAACTCTTCTCACCCTCGCTCAACGTCGCCTTGGCATCGGAGCCATCCGGTCGCACCAACTTATAGGATGTCCCGCTGGCCGCTTTAGCAAGTTTGAAGCCTTGAAAACCAAACGATGACAGGAGACTATTGATGCCGTCAATGGTCGGTTGGATGCTTGTGGTTTGTCTTTCCAGGTCGCGAATCTCGGCGGCCTTCTTCGCCTTGTCCTCCGTGGCAGATGCAATCTGGTCCGTCATCGCCGTGATGGCTTTGGCCAAGCCATCTTTTGCCGTCTTAAACACGGCAAGATCGGTCTTCAGTTCCTCAAGAACGAATTTCCATATCTGTGCCGTCAGAGTTGCGCGCTCGGCAGAAAGGTTCGTAACCATCTTGTTGTGTGCAGCCACCTGGGTGTTGGCCGCGTCAATCAATGCCTTTATTACTGCACAGACATTGCTCAGCGACTCCAACTCGACCGACTGACTTGCCTCCTTCTTCTTTCCGGCAAGCCGCTGGTTGTTCAGTGTGATTTTCGCGTCAAGCAACGCCTTCTCGGTCTTCACCCTCTCAACATCAAGGAATCTCGATGGTGAAGTAATGATTGCGGCGATTACTTGCTGAATCCGGGCCGCTTCAGTGGCGTAGTTCGTGGCGAGGTCGTTGATCGCCTTGCTTTCCGCAACAAACGTCTCGTCAAAATACTCGTTCAGACTCTGAGCGAATGCGTCAGTGGTCGCTTGTTGGCAAAATGGACATACTTGATCGTTACCCTCAAAGAATCTCCGGCCTTCACGGACCCAGTCGCTGTTCCCGAGCTTATTAATCATTGTGGCTATATCAACGTCTTCCTTGCCGATAACCCGCTTTATCAGAATGGGGTTCGTTTCGTGTGCAAGCAGTTTGGATGTATCGACAGCGGGAACCGATGCCTCCATCGTAGGCGTGGGGCCAAAAAGGCTTTCCGCTTTCTTTTCCAAATCTGCCAAGGTGAGGACCGTCGCGGTATTCGAGACATGCTCCTGAAGCACTTTCGCCTTGAACTTCTCCATGTCGTTCCGGAAGCCCTTGAAGCCTTCGTCCAGTTTCGCTTCATGCTTCTTCATTTGCTTCCAGCACCTGACTGTCAATTCATTCTCCAGCGTAGCCAACTCCCCTTTCTTGCCGCTATTTCCGTCGG from Lentisphaerota bacterium includes these protein-coding regions:
- a CDS encoding AAA family ATPase — translated: MIESISIAKTATFGTTPEQLTALSQFNFLFGSNGTGKTTISRVIADDAKFPTCKVTWRAGTKLQPLVYNHDFIERNFTEMKGVFTLGEKQRDTLDKIAAAKGELDALTSKIENLTLGLQGADGNSGKKGELATLENELTVRCWKQMKKHEAKLDEGFKGFRNDMEKFKAKVLQEHVSNTATVLTLADLEKKAESLFGPTPTMEASVPAVDTSKLLAHETNPILIKRVIGKEDVDIATMINKLGNSDWVREGRRFFEGNDQVCPFCQQATTDAFAQSLNEYFDETFVAESKAINDLATNYATEAARIQQVIAAIITSPSRFLDVERVKTEKALLDAKITLNNQRLAGKKKEASQSVELESLSNVCAVIKALIDAANTQVAAHNKMVTNLSAERATLTAQIWKFVLEELKTDLAVFKTAKDGLAKAITAMTDQIASATEDKAKKAAEIRDLERQTTSIQPTIDGINSLLSSFGFQGFKLAKAASGTSYKLVRPDGSDAKATLSEGEKSFVTFLYFYHLLKGSDSDSGMTTDRIVVFDDPVSSLDSDVLFIVGSLIKGLFDEVRSGTGHIKQIFVLTHNVYFHKEVTYTPKQKGISPNERTFWIVRKSGLVTKIDKHPTNPIKTSYELLWSEIRKPDRSNLTIQNTLRRILENYFKILGGIELDQLCALFEGQEKKICRSLCSWVHDGSHYAHDDLYVSIDGTMVDSYLKVFRAIFEKSKHIEHYKMMMGDAFVEEPAPMEA